ccaaactttattctctagtggattattgaccgcttggagagcggtggagaggttttttgcctagaacttcggtttcctcttcgataatacatcgttgtgttgtctttgtatttgcatctctcttcccttaatctttaccttttaattactgttatagttatgattaatttctgtttagatttttttaccaattctgttttaacttattttcatattcagcatatacattgtttgataataagcttgtgttggtaatttgtaatttgggggtctaaacattcatagatgttttacacactatttgAACATTCAAAAGTCATTATAAATTTGATTGCaacataaaatttgtaattttcaaaatggtAGATTATGTTGGAGAGTAGAATAACACATATTATTTGGTGTATCTATTATTTTTGGTTATTCAagtttgtaaagttgtgatttacaactgttttgtattggctttaattccatgccaaatttaattgtaattttattcaatcttttataccctgtactttatgtgggattttattgtaagggttgtgtgttagagagagagaatgtgaagactcaagcttttgAAGGTAGAAGATTTCTCGCGGGTATCTCGTGACTAAGCATCCtgcgaagtgatgcatgtgccttgcacatgactagaatgcgaagagtcataacagatggtgacagctggttttcacAAGTGTCTCATAAGTAAGGCCTTCTCGTGAGACACCCGCAAAACAGTATGTTATgttattttgtcctatctgctccactacattctcaaccacactatatataccattattacccacatattgagtagataGCTTTtcagagaaaaccctagcctcaacccttgagagtgagagattgtcatacccaaaACTCTTCATacaatccattgtggttttcctctactcttacctctccatttctaaatccttgagagatTAACAgcctaaacacttaccacacccatactgagtgtccagtgagttttggtgctgctgggaagtattggaagaagccaagttttggcggatgcaatcaggcgcattgcgggatccggaaagttagagaagacatgactccgtgaagtccgttggtagtagaaacttggagggctcaagtacattaggtagactaggcttggagggtcttttgttattcatgtactccaactttattctctagtggatcgattaccGCTTAAAGGGCGGCGGACAAGtatttcgccgagttcttcggtttcctcttcaataacacatcggcgtgttatcttatgtttgtatctctcttccctactcttttagctttcattttactgctatGTATTGTTGAATATGACTTAGAGTAGGCTATTggttgttcgctcgcatttactctgtCCCGCACTTAGTATAAGCTAGAGTAAAATCAAttgagccgtaatttttaatttggagtctAAAAAACTCTTGTATTTTAACATAAATCTAAGCTTTCAAAGTTCAAATGGTATACCTCATGTAATGATACTGTAGTAATTTTCTTCTATTATTCCTTTTAGTTTAGCAATTGCCCAGAATCAAGTCATCTTCACCTAGACTCATGGTAACTTATTTTGTTTAAACCATATGTTCATATGTTGAATTGTAACACAAAACATTCAATTTTCTCATTCTTGCATAGTAGTAGAGCATTGCTATCTCAAGAAAAGATTGGGTCTTGTGTTCCTGTGTATTATGACTAGACCCATCAAGATTATAATCTGTGTCCACTTTTGATCACAATTTTGTAAGACTAGTGCACTAGAGTGCTAGACGCCTAGACCCAAACCAAGTCTCATGATCTCTAGGAAAAGTTAACATAATATTTTGGGCTTAAGGAACTGCATCATCAATGGAATGATAACCAGATTTAGTTAATGGCTACTAATGAAGGTTCATCCGAACCCTTCTTGTTTCTCAATTAATTACTACACAAGAAGTTGATTCATTGTAATGGGCCTAATGGGGCTCACAAGACACAGCCAATAACAAGATTGTGGATTCATTGACTGGCTCATCGTGTAATATTACCATGATTTTTCAAAGCTCTTTTTCATATCTATTTCCAAGGATATTGCGCATAGTGTCATCTATTCAAATCCGTTCAACAAACTTTGGGAAGATTTCAAAGTACATTTTTCCCCAACGAATTCACATAGGCTTTTTCAGAACTAAtatcttgaaatttaaaatctttACCAAGAGTAGCGACCTGTTGCTACCTTTTTTACAAAGCTGAAATAACTTTGCGATGACCTAATTAACGTCAACTTGTTAGATAGTGCATAGATACAGCAAGATCAGATCATGAAATTCTTTATGAGATTCAATCACACATTCTACGATAGGGGACAGTAAGTACTCCATTGACAGTGACAcggtaatttttgttttattttattttattttataatacttaCACtaattgagaaatgatatgtccacaacatttttacaatatttttacaacaaattctaagtggcaggttgttactagttgttattgttgaggcaaaaatGTAATCttcgtgttaggttcaaatttgaaccaataacaactaaccacctgtaatttgttgtaaaaatattgtaaaaatgttctGTACGTAGCATTTCtgtacaataattttatttcaaagaaAGACCGCACCTCCAAATGTTCATTTCTTACAATAATCCTAgttaactcattttttattcacCGAGTTAAAACATTCTTCATTGCATCATGTCTACTCCGTGCTTAACTGCTTATGCATGAATGCGCTAGGGACGGCCAAATTTAGTGAGTAATGAGTACCCGACCCTACATGAAACATTTAGATATTACCTGAAATGTCAGGGTAAAGAGAATGGGGGTTTGGgtaaaaatccaaatttttgggttggactgttccataaaaattaaaaaaaaaaaaaaatctatttaagGATAAAATTTCTGCTAAATGGAGGCCAGAGAGTTTTCTCCTCTAGTTTTGTTGAAAATGCTATGTATGTTGACGGGATTGACGAATTTAACTTATCTGGACAAAGTCATCAAAGCCAGCGAAGTAGCATTGACAGACAAAGAAACCAGGTGCCATTGACGATGTAAGTCCCATTAATGACGAAAGAAAAGAAGTCATTCAATGCGGTCTAAATAAATGCCTCGGACGGTTACAGGGACAATTGTATGGACCGTTGGAACCCCATTAAAGCTCACATCATTGGCCACGAGGCATTACCAAAAGAGGCATTAAAGCCACAATAACTGTCACAACGACTAGGGGCTGTAggaacatatataaagccctcatAAGCACGAGCAAAAGgtacaaaaacacacacagaaaATACTTATTATTTTTACCACATTGTTCTATCTTTCCAAAGACCTCCTTTATACAGACTTTGGCATCGAagacgttgtggcaggcaccacactgGTGACCATCCTAAGGAAACTTCCTTATTATTTCCATGGCCGTAGTAAAGAAGGTTCGGTTCCATCTGGACGTATTTACTTGGACTGACGAAATTGTACTTCATTAGTTTGGCGCCATCTATGGGAACATATTTTCATACTCAAATTTGAAAACGTAATTTCTACCCACTTCAATATTCAGATAACCAGGATTCAATAGCCTTAGCTCAGCAAGTCCAAGCTCTTGCGGCCACCGTTGAAGAGCTCACCAGGTAGAATCAGGAAATGAGGCTACGGCTTCAACAGGAGGAGAACTGGTCCAAAGCTAGCCAGGAGGATGAGGGAGATAGCCTTGGAAGAAGTGACCGCCGAAGGCCTACTACTCCAGATGAATAGAACACAGATCTTCTTCGAGAAATGAGGAAGAAGATGGACGAGCTGAGGAACCCCATTAAGGAGAAAACGGACCGGAGCCTAGATAGAATGGTTAGGGCAATAGACTCTCCCTTCACTACGGCGGTCCTAGAATGCCCGGTGTTTTTAAAATTTCGGTTGCCTCAACTTGAGCCGTTTGACGGACTAAAGGACCCAGGACCGCCTCAACACCTTCAAGACAACACTAGGCCTCTAATAGCATTTTGACGAAATACtgtgtcgttccttccctaTCACTCTTAAAGGAGCTGTAAGGGAATGGTTCATTAAGCTGCCAACTTTGTCTATCGATAGCTTCCAGCAGTTGAGGAGCGCCTTTTTACTTCACTTCATCGGAGGACAACGTCCTAAGAGGCCAGCGGACCATCTACTTACTATTAGACAAGGGGAGAAGGAAACCCTGTGGTCATATGTGAAATGCTTTACTCGAGAAACCTTGGAGGTAGATGATGCTGATGACAAAGTGCAGTTGACGACCTTTAAGGCAAGACTGAAGTCTAGAAAGTTTATGGTTTCGCTTGCAAAGAATCCTCCTAAGATGATGGCAGAGATGCTCGTGAAGGCACAAAAGTATATGAATGCTAAAGATGCATTAGCAGCCATAATGGACGAAGAAAAGTCGAGAAAAGAGGGAAGGAAAGAAGACGATTGTAGGGGACCAAAAAGGGAACTTCTAGGTCGTCGAAATAGTGACAGTGACAAACAGAAGGACGAAAAAACTCCTCAAACGGTAAAATTCACCCATGTAATTATGTctattgacaaaattttgacgcAGATTAAGGATGAGCACTACCTCAAGTGGCCAAGACCACTACATTCATCCCCTAACGTCCGAGACAAGAAGAAGTACTGCCGGTTTCACAAGAACCATGGCCACTACACAGAAGACTGTCGAGATCTAAAAGAGCCGATGGAGGAGTTTATACGGAAAGGAAAACTGCAAAAGTATCAGAAGAAAGGGGGTCTAGAAAATTCAGGGACGGTAATGAAAACCAGTGCGAGTCCTCGCTCAGAGATGAAGATAACATGTCCCAACCCCCACAGAATGTGATTGGGTAGATAAAGACGATCGCAGGGGGACCATTCCCAAGTGGATCATTCAAATCCCTCAGGAAAGTATACCAGAGGCAGGTGAACAGTGTCCACATGATACCCTCATTTAAGTAGAGACGGACGGACCAATACATGTCTTTCAACAAGGAAGATGCAAGAAGACTGAAGCAGCCTCATAACGATCCCTTAGTCATAATACTCACGATAGAAGGATTCAATACCAAGAGGATCCTCGTGGACAACGGTAGCTCTGCAAACATCATCTACCTTCCTGCTTTTCAATAGCTGAAGCTAGATCCAAGAAGACTACGTCCATTTGACTCCCCTTTATCAATTTCAgtggaaaaaaaagtgtatCCCAAGGGCATAGTGACATTGACAGTAACAGTGGGGACCTACCCGAAGCAATTGACCCGTCAATTAGACTTCTTGGTGGTATACTGCCCCTCGTCTTACAATGTGATTATTGGGAGGCCCACGCTCAATTGATGGAAGTTAGCCAtgtccacctactgcctaaaaGTAAAATTCCCAACGGAAAACGGTGTTGGCAAGGTGAAAGGAGATCAAGTCCTGGCCAAAGAGTGCTACCATGCCGTGTTGGTAGCAAGGGAGAACCATACTTGGACGATCgaggagaaggaagaagataaaaTAGAGAACCTAGAGACAGTGGAATTGGTCGAAGGAGAGACAACCAAGACAACAAGAATAGGGACGACACTGAGTCTAGAGATGAGAGCAAGGCTCGTCCAATTCCTTAAAGAAAACTTGGATGTCTTCGcgtggagtcacgaggacatgccaggCATATCTCCAAAAGTCATTCAGCATAAGCTAAACGTGGACCCGAAAGGAAAGCCTGTGCAGCAAAAATGACGGGTCTTCGTCCCAGAATGAAACAAAGCAATTACAGATGAAGTTAACAAACTGTTGTCGGTAGGCTTTATCTGGGAAGTCTACTATCCCGATTGGCTTGCAAATGTCATCCTAGTGAAGAAAGCGAATgagaagtggagaatgtgcgtgaacttcacggatctgaataaGGCTTGCCCAAAAGATAGTTTCCCTCTACCTAGGATAGACTAGCTAGTGGATTCTACAGCTGGACATAAGTTATTGAcgttcatggatgctttctcaAGATACAAtcagataaagatggctgaagaagatcaagagaaaactgctttcatcacaagTCAAGGGCTCTATtactataaggtaatgccctttggactAAAGAATGCAGGAGCAACTTACCAGAGGTTAGTAAACAAAATGTTCAGCAAGCAGATTGGCAGGAACATGgaggtgtatgtggatgacatgctcatcaaaagtaaagaagaaattTCCCATCTGGACAACTTGAAGGAGACATTCACCACCCTCAGGCAATACCAGATGAAGTTGAATCCCAATAAGTGTGCCTTTGGTGTAGCCTCAgggaaattcttgggattcatggtgttccaaagaggaatagaagtAAACCTGGAGAAGGCGCAGGCCATACTCAACATGACATCGCCCAAGATTGTTAAAGAAGTCCAGAAGCTCACAGGAAGGATTGCTGCACttaataggttcgtctctaaagcgacTGACAAATGCTTGCCCTTATTTAAGACGTTGAAGCAGGAGTTTGCCTGGACTGACGAATGTGAGGCAGCGTTTCAGGAACTCAAACGTTACTTGAGTAATCCACCCCTCTTGAGCCCATCCAAGGAAAGGGAAAacttatatttgtatttggcagtaTCAACCTCGGTCGTGAGCGCAACCCTAATTCGAGAAGAGGACAAGAAGCAGCTCCCAGTTTACTACGTCAGTCAAGCTTTCCAAAGTGCTAAAGCAAAGTACCCAAGGATTGAAAAGATTGCATTCACATTAATAGTAGCCTCATGCAAACTACAACCTTATTTTCAGGCGAACCCTATTCTCGTGATGACGAATCAACCCATTAGGAAATCCATGAACAAGCCTGAAGCAGCAGGGAGAATGGTCCAATGGGCAATCGAACTCAGTTAGTTCGACATTAGGTACCAACCCAGGACAGCCATTAAGGCATAAGCCCTGGCGGACTTCATCGTCAAGTTCACCTTCCTAAACGAGGACAAACTCACCAAAGAGACAGAATGGTGGACAGTACAGACTGACGGTTTGTCAACCCAAAAAAGGGGGGGAGTAGGGGTCACCATAAACGCCTCTGATAGAGAAATACTCAAATACGGAGTTCAACTGAAATTCTCAGCCACCAATAACGAGGCTGAGTGCGAAGGGATACTGACGGGGTTGAGACTTGGAAAGGCACTTGAAGCTAAGAACCTGCTAGTCCAAAGTGATTCAAAGCTGGTGATAGGGCAGATTAAGGAAGACTATGAAGCAAAAGAGGAAAGAATGCAGAAATACCTCAGGCTGACGAAGCATTTAATTCAGGAATTTGATAAGGTTGAGTTTGTGCAGATCCCCAGAAGCCAGAACGTCTTAGCAGACGAAGTCGTGTGGATGGCATTGTAGGAAGAAGGAGCAGCGAATACAGGCTTGAAGATGGAAATCCAAAATCACCCCAACATTGAGGAAATCCCTATATTCGTAATCCAAAGCACAGGTAGCTAAATGACACCAATCATATCCTTTCTCCAAGATGGGCACCTCCCTCAAGACATCGAAGAGGCTAGGAAGGTCAGGAAGAAAGCAGCCAGGTTCACAATCTTGAACGACGCTCTGTACAAGAGATGTTTTTCCATGCCTTACTTAACGTgcgtggatgaagaagaagccAAATATATTTTGGAGGAGATCTATAAGGAATTTGTGGAGACCACACAGGCCCCAGATCACTGGTAAGTAAAGTTATTAGAACATGTTATttttggcctacaatgcaggtaGATTCAAGGGAGCTCGTCAAGAAGTGTGACTAGTGTCAAAGATTTGGCAATGTTCAACGCCTTCCAGCAAAGAGACTGACGACGATATCCTCCCCCAGaccttttgcacaatgggggatTGACATCGTCGGCTCGTTATCCCAAAGTAAAGGACAAGTAAAATTCCTACTAGTCGCCATTGATTACTTCACGAAGTGGGTCAAAGCAGAGACATTAGCAACCATCACTGAGGCTAGAATCTAGAACTTCATCTAGAAGAACATTatttgcaggttcgggattccaCAGACGATCATAACAGATAATGGGCTGTAGTTTAAAAGTCAGAGCTTTAAGGACTTTTGTTCAGGCTTGGGGATCAAGAACCAGTTCTCATCCCCGAGACATCCACAGGCAAACGGACAGACAGGAGGTGACAAATCGGACACTACTCAGGATTATCAAAGCCAGATTGGACGACGCAAAGGGCGCCTGgctggaagaattgccaaacaTTTTGTGGGCTTACAAGACTATGACAAGAACCCCAACAGAAGAAACCCCCTTCAGACTCACCTACAGTATCGAGGTGGTAATCTCGATCGAAGTAGGAATAACCAACATCAAGTGGGAAATGTTCCACAAGGAGAGTAATGACAACCAGCTACGGGTCAACCTAGATTGCCTAGATGAAGTGAGAGAGGTGGTCTCTGACAAGATGACGAAGTACCAGCGAAAGATGGCCGAGTACTACCACAAGAGGGTGAAGCTCAGACGACTTGACATAGGAGACCTCGTCTGCGCAAGGTCACCCTAGTAACTCGAGACTTTgcccaaggaaagctcggccccacatgggaaggaccctacCGGGTTTCCCATTACTCCAGACAAGGCAACTACCACCTAGAGACCATAGACGGATAGAGACTCTTACGACCATGGAATATTGAGCACTTGAAGATATATCACCAATAGATGTAACAGACGATTGTACTTGTTCTCGAAAGCAATAAAATGGACTATTCAACCAAAGTTTTGATGATTGCAAATTTTGTAATATGAACGTCGcctaaaaaatggctaagtaataagattccgcctagacggatgtaagctACTaatgaagccaaaaaaaaaatttgacaagatCCCTAAAagggtgtaagtcacaaaaatggctaagtaacaaaattccgcctagacggatgtaagttactgacaaagctaaaaatattgacaaaattcctaAAAGGGTGTATGTCACAAAAATgactaagtaacaagattccgcctagacggatgtaagttactgacgaagcTAAatatattgacaagattcctaaAAGggtgtaagtaaaaaaaaatggctaagtaacaagattccgcctagacggatgtaagttactgacgaagccaaaaaaaaaaaaattttgtcaagatCCCAAAAggggtgtaagtcacaaaaatggctaagtaacaagatttcgCCTAGATGGATATAAGTTACtgataaaacaaaaatacaagaacCATGCAACAAACATGTTCAAAAGAAAGTATCTTTTGAAAAAGGCTCAAGCTGAATTTGAGCTCTTAGCTAGTTCGCCAAAACCCTCGAGAAGATATCAAGCACAGGAAATCAACTAAAGGAAAGATCATAACTAAAAATTCTCTGCTAAAGCATTAACACAAAAAGGAAAAGCACAAGCAAGGAAGTATGCGATTGCCCATTTAatttaagccaaaaaaaaaaaaaaaaaaaacagcggGCAGATACCAttgttttttttcaatcaaGGCCCATAAACACTAGGACGAAGATATTGTTCTCAAAATAGGCTTACAAAAGGCCCAAAACATAAcgggcacccaaaaaaaaaaagggaaaggaatttTTAGCAAGAGACAAAGTTCAGGAATTGGCAGCGGTGTCTCCAGTAGGGGCACTCTCAGGAACATCAACTTCTGGAGCCGAGGATTGAGCAACTTCGTCAACCGCCATCTCTTTATCCACCTCTTCCAAATCTAAATTCTCCAAATTCACTCCGGTGGGATGCTTGATGAGGTACCACCTCAGAAGCTCAAAACCCTTGAAATACTAGCTGAAGAGGACAGTGTTGAACTCGCCAGTCTACTGGAAAGCCTCAACAACATTAGTAGCAATGGTTTTGATCCTCTCCCTGGCACCCAAAAGTTGTTCATCTTTTTCTAGGGTCAATTGACACTCAGCTCTGAGGTTGTCACTCAAGGTCttgattttttcctttaaagtgGTGGACTCGCCCATAGAGTCGATGAGTTTCTTCTTCAGCGTCGAATTCTCCGCCTCCAAAGCCTCCATCCTAGATACTAGAGACGCCACCATAGCCCCCTGAGTGAGATACTCAAAAGTAATATGAATACTCTCCCCTAACACCTGCAAAGAAAATTGAAGCCATCAAcacattgaaaaagaaaaagaaagaaactaaaagtTGCACGAGCTTTTTACCTGAACAAGTTTATGGACGTGGTGAGTTGCAACCTCGTTGAAAGGCACGCCAAAGAAGACCTTAAAGTCCTCAGTAGTTACGACCCTGTGTGCCCTTTCCACCGCCAGCCTCTCATTATCCCAGACGGTAGACGAGCCAAAATCAGCCTTCTCCTTCCCTTTGTCAGATAAGCGCGGCCTTTTTGAAGCTGGAGTAGGGATCTCTTCAATCGAAGTGGCAGGGGAGGCTGTCCTCGTTGTTTCAGTGCCAGACACAATAGGAGTACCGGAGACAGTTGGAGTAACGGAAGGGCCCTTCCTTGTGACGCGCACCGTCCTCTTCCCAAGGCTAGACAATGGCTCGTCCTTCTTTGACCTCATTTTCGCATACAAATCCTTGTCAAACTTGGTTGTCATCTCTGCAAAGAGGAAAACACttgtaaaaagaataaagaaaaaaaaggagggtaTATATGAAAGAACCAGTACTGACGAACCTAacatttactcttttttctcttttttccctcaATATCAAGGTTGTGCAGGACAGAGGCGGGGGGCTCTAGGCTAAAACAATAGAAGGAGAGAGTCCTTGGGTCC
The sequence above is drawn from the Castanea sativa cultivar Marrone di Chiusa Pesio chromosome 5, ASM4071231v1 genome and encodes:
- the LOC142634565 gene encoding uncharacterized protein LOC142634565, with the translated sequence MRLRLQQEENWSKASQEDEGDSLGRRAVREWFIKLPTLSIDSFQQLRSAFLLHFIGGQRPKRPADHLLTIRQGEKETLWSYVKCFTRETLEVDDADDKVQLTTFKARLKSRKFMVSLAKNPPKMMAEMLVKAQKYMNAKDALAAIMDEEKSRKEGRKEDDCRGPKRELLGRRNSDSDKQKDEKTPQTVKFTHVIMSIDKILTQIKDEHYLKWPRPLHSSPNVRDKKKYCRFHKNHGHYTEDCRDLKEPMEEFIRKGKLQKYQKKGGLENSGTVMKTSASPRSEMKITCPNPHRM
- the LOC142634566 gene encoding uncharacterized protein LOC142634566; this translates as MGCSLKVRALRTFVQAWGSRTSSHPRDIHRQTDRQEVTNRTLLRIIKARLDDAKGAWLEELPNILWAYKTMTRTPTEETPFRLTYSIEVVISIEVGITNIKWEMFHKESNDNQLRVNLDCLDEVREVVSDKMTKYQRKMAEYYHKRVKLRRLDIGDLVCARSP
- the LOC142634568 gene encoding uncharacterized protein LOC142634568, whose protein sequence is MELLDRLGIALGQLMPNSWRIMVSCMGIWLAATDRVKRRPKLKSRYKERVEKAIEYAKTIEDWDDRVDPRTLSFYCFSLEPPASVLHNLDIEGKKRKKKMTTKFDKDLYAKMRSKKDEPLSSLGKRTVRVTRKGPSVTPTVSGTPIVSGTETTRTASPATSIEEIPTPASKRPRLSDKGKEKADFGSSTVWDNERLAVERAHRVVTTEDFKVFFGVPFNEVATHHVHKLVQVLGESIHITFEYLTQGAMVASLVSRMEALEAENSTLKKKLIDSMGESTTLKEKIKTLSDNLRAECQLTLEKDEQLLGARERIKTIATNVVEAFQ